GGTCGCCAGCCCCGTTGAGGTTGATGCCGGAGCCTCTCGCTTTGCATCAATTACTTATCTCTATACAGAAACTTGTGCATTCTCTGTAGAAATGTGGCACAATGGGGCCATTGTTTTCACCATTTCATGAGTCCGGATGAACGACTCCTATGCGGGCCTGGGGAAGCCTCCAGGCATCCGGACGCTTCAAGTGAGGAGATGAGCATGCGCAAGCTTATCGTAGCTCTTTTTGTACTTGCGGCTCTGATGGCCACCTCTGTCGTACTGGCCCAGGGACGCCCCTTCGATCTGCCTTCCCACGCACAGCAAATCGCACCCGGAATCTACTACCTGGGCGTGGGCCGCGACGTCGACGGACGCCTGGTTGAAGGTCTCGCCTTCGTTCGCAAGGGCCCCGGTTTTCAGGCCAATGGAATGGGCCAGGGCATGGGCGGCGGCGGAGGCGGCGGCGGCTGCTTCACCGAGCTGGCCAAAGGTGCGGCTTGGATCACCACCGAACCCTGGCGCATCGATACCAGCATCGTCAACAACGCCAACCTGTCCTCCCAGGACATCGTCAACCAAACCGCTCTGGCCCTGCAGGCCTGGAACAGCGCGGCTGATTTCCTGGTCTTCGGCAGTCAAGAAAGCGGCCCCGTGGACGGGGCCGACGAGGTCAGTCCCGACGGACTCAACGAAGTCCTCTTCGCTCCCATTTCGAGCAGCGGCACCATCGCCGTGACCATCACCTGGGGCATCTTC
This portion of the Acidobacteriota bacterium genome encodes:
- a CDS encoding matrixin family metalloprotease gives rise to the protein MRKLIVALFVLAALMATSVVLAQGRPFDLPSHAQQIAPGIYYLGVGRDVDGRLVEGLAFVRKGPGFQANGMGQGMGGGGGGGGCFTELAKGAAWITTEPWRIDTSIVNNANLSSQDIVNQTALALQAWNSAADFLVFGSQESGPVDGADEVSPDGLNEVLFAPISSSGTIAVTITWGIFSGPPSGRELVEWDTVFDDDGDWLWGDAGPTDEVGCDPSVCDDTIMDFRNIAQHEYGHAAGLGHPGSNCTEETMFAFASEGETKKRTLNTGDVGGMVSLYQ